In Candidatus Deferrimicrobiaceae bacterium, the following proteins share a genomic window:
- a CDS encoding molybdenum cofactor guanylyltransferase: MREPVHRIPNMSAAILAGGKSRRMGRNKALLSFRGRPLVARVYETLQPLFEDIFLVTNDPGLFDFVPCPKIPDRVPGKGPISGVDAALRHSRNPYVLAVGCDAPFLSPSLLELLAGKTEEADLVIPCGPHGPEPLCAVYGKGCLPLIEESLQKGDFSLMALVGRLRTREIPAEEVTAVDPGFRSFMNINTPGDFRMLSDYDQ; encoded by the coding sequence ATGAGGGAACCGGTCCACCGCATCCCGAACATGTCGGCCGCCATCCTGGCCGGAGGAAAATCCCGCCGGATGGGCAGAAACAAGGCGCTCCTTTCGTTCCGGGGCAGACCGCTGGTCGCCCGGGTATACGAAACCCTGCAACCCCTGTTCGAGGATATTTTTCTGGTCACCAACGACCCCGGCCTTTTCGACTTCGTCCCTTGCCCGAAAATCCCCGACCGGGTCCCGGGAAAGGGGCCGATCTCCGGGGTGGATGCCGCCCTGCGACACAGCCGGAATCCGTACGTTCTAGCCGTCGGTTGCGATGCACCGTTCCTTTCCCCCTCCCTATTGGAACTGCTGGCGGGAAAAACGGAGGAGGCCGACCTGGTGATCCCCTGCGGTCCCCACGGCCCGGAGCCTCTCTGCGCCGTTTACGGAAAGGGGTGCCTGCCGCTCATCGAGGAATCGCTGCAGAAAGGCGATTTTTCGCTCATGGCGCTCGTCGGCCGTTTGCGGACGCGGGAAATTCCTGCGGAAGAAGTCACCGCGGTCGATCCGGGTTTTCGCTCCTTCATGAACATCAACACGCCCGGGGATTTCCGGATGCTTTCCGACTACGACCAATAG
- a CDS encoding MFS transporter, producing the protein MKAKGYIGLITKGTPARGLAGATLGFFIGFAAVSLFGPTAKSLRGILGLSPLEVGLLVAAPSLSGSLLRIPFSAWVDTTGGRKPFLVLLFLSIAGMAGLFLTLHFYYPERMPRSFFPLILFLGVLCGCGIATFSVGISQVAYWYPKARHGTALGTYAGIGNLAPGIFTLLLPFALVSMGLAGSYLAWLAFLIAGTGLYAVVGRNAWYFQMVAQGVPVEEAKPASAARGQEIFPAGNLIESLLLSARIWKTWALVAVYFTTFGGFIALTAWLPVYWISFYAVTPVVAGTLAGAYSILTSLVRVGGGYLSDRLGGELTGILALCFMLVGALMMTLSGNFRLSVVAGIFLAIGMGVTNAAVFKLVAQEVPEAVGGAAGWVGGLGAFGGFAIPPILGTIVEIRGAGGYASGFVVFVGLAAISLLLVGVLRQKRARVFAAI; encoded by the coding sequence ATGAAGGCGAAAGGGTACATCGGTCTGATCACGAAGGGAACGCCTGCCCGGGGACTCGCCGGGGCCACCCTCGGGTTTTTCATCGGCTTTGCCGCTGTTTCCCTCTTCGGCCCGACCGCGAAAAGTTTACGGGGGATTTTGGGGCTTAGCCCCCTCGAGGTCGGGCTCCTGGTGGCCGCTCCCTCACTCTCCGGGTCTCTGCTGCGGATTCCCTTCTCGGCCTGGGTCGATACCACGGGAGGGAGAAAACCGTTCCTGGTCCTTCTCTTCCTCTCCATCGCCGGCATGGCGGGACTCTTTCTGACCCTCCACTTCTACTACCCGGAGCGGATGCCCCGTTCTTTCTTCCCGCTGATCCTGTTTCTCGGAGTGCTTTGCGGCTGCGGGATCGCCACCTTCTCCGTCGGGATCAGCCAGGTGGCGTACTGGTATCCCAAGGCCCGGCACGGCACCGCCTTGGGGACCTACGCGGGGATCGGGAACCTCGCCCCCGGGATCTTCACGCTCCTTCTGCCGTTTGCCCTCGTGTCCATGGGACTTGCGGGGTCCTACCTGGCATGGCTTGCCTTCCTCATCGCGGGAACCGGCCTCTATGCGGTCGTCGGGAGGAACGCGTGGTACTTCCAGATGGTCGCGCAGGGTGTACCCGTGGAGGAGGCCAAGCCGGCCTCCGCTGCACGAGGCCAGGAGATCTTTCCGGCCGGCAACCTGATCGAGAGCCTGCTCCTCTCCGCGAGGATCTGGAAAACGTGGGCTCTCGTGGCGGTCTACTTCACGACCTTTGGCGGGTTCATCGCCCTGACCGCCTGGCTCCCCGTCTACTGGATCTCTTTCTACGCGGTCACCCCCGTCGTCGCGGGGACGCTCGCCGGCGCCTACTCGATCCTGACCTCACTTGTCCGGGTGGGGGGAGGGTACCTTTCGGATCGCCTGGGCGGGGAACTCACGGGGATCCTTGCGCTGTGCTTCATGCTGGTCGGGGCGCTTATGATGACCCTTTCGGGGAACTTCCGTCTCTCCGTCGTCGCCGGGATTTTCCTGGCCATCGGCATGGGGGTGACCAACGCGGCCGTGTTCAAGCTGGTCGCCCAGGAGGTCCCCGAGGCGGTCGGCGGTGCCGCCGGATGGGTGGGGGGGTTAGGAGCGTTCGGGGGATTCGCCATCCCGCCGATCCTGGGCACCATCGTCGAGATCCGGGGGGCCGGGGGCTACGCGAGCGGGTTCGTGGTTTTCGTCGGGCTGGCCGCGATCTCCCTTCTCCTCGTCGGGGTGCTCCGGCAGAAACGCGCACGGGTTTTCGCGGCGATATAA
- a CDS encoding putative sulfate/molybdate transporter, whose amino-acid sequence MGDLLLGVSRPGLFENWTLTTWVPGVIIPSPAEWWRGFTKGAIAQIPLTLLNSVVAVCALSGDLFPGRKIPEEKMARSFGIMNLISCWFGGMPVCHRAGGLAGQYHFGARTGGSVVFLGGMKMAVGVAAATALLIPLQNFPQSILGALLVFAWLELSLPARDLPGREDFLVALLTAGLILSVNVTAGFLVGILFWAIFNGKNKGDLPR is encoded by the coding sequence TTGGGGGACCTCCTGCTTGGGGTCTCCCGGCCCGGCCTGTTCGAGAACTGGACGCTTACGACATGGGTTCCCGGGGTCATCATCCCCTCCCCCGCCGAATGGTGGCGGGGGTTCACGAAAGGGGCGATCGCCCAGATCCCGCTCACGCTGCTCAACTCCGTCGTGGCCGTCTGCGCCCTCTCCGGGGACCTGTTCCCCGGGAGAAAGATCCCCGAGGAGAAGATGGCGCGGAGCTTCGGGATCATGAACCTGATCTCGTGCTGGTTCGGCGGGATGCCGGTCTGCCACAGGGCGGGGGGCCTGGCGGGCCAGTATCATTTCGGGGCGAGGACAGGCGGCTCCGTCGTGTTCCTGGGGGGGATGAAGATGGCCGTGGGGGTCGCCGCGGCGACGGCGTTGCTGATCCCCCTCCAGAACTTCCCGCAGAGCATCCTCGGCGCGCTTCTCGTCTTCGCGTGGCTGGAATTGTCCCTCCCCGCGCGCGACCTTCCCGGCAGGGAGGATTTCCTGGTGGCCCTGCTCACCGCGGGACTGATCCTGTCCGTGAACGTCACGGCCGGGTTTCTGGTGGGAATCCTCTTCTGGGCGATCTTCAACGGAAAGAACAAAGGGGATCTCCCCCGATGA